One genomic segment of Cottoperca gobio chromosome 21, fCotGob3.1, whole genome shotgun sequence includes these proteins:
- the slitrk5b gene encoding SLIT and NTRK-like protein 5, producing MHLWISYVLLSAMSVCTVEMFGSYGEICQRLCACEEKEGILTVSCENRGVSSLSDISPVYFSQYHLLLTGNLLKKLCADDFVEYKGLTILHLGNNDISEVEAGAFNGLQELKRLHLNNNKIDALKEEFFFGLESLEYLQIDYNYITHVAPNALSRLQHLEVLILNDNLITTLPGKIFQYVPLTHLDLRGNQLKVLPYSGLLEHMNSVVELQLEDNPWNCSCELIALKTWLESISYSALVGDVVCEFPFRLHGRDLDEVSKQELCPRRAIAEYEVPQLPHLSTDAYYRTTPALVTASFTSSGFARSSSRPTKGPRQSGKLKSRPTARSPSNKPQNYGQIISYQTKSPVPLECPTACTCNLQISDLGLNVNCQERKIEHISDLNPKPYNPKKMYLTGNYIPVVRRSDFIEATGLDLLHLGNNRVSRIHERAFGDLTHLRRLYLNGNLIEHLKADMFYGLETLQFLYLEYNVIKEVASDTFQHVPKLQLLFLNNNLLKTLPVGTFIGLTLARLNFRNNHLRYLPVSGVLDQLSALVQVDLFENPWDCSCRILELKMWLEQLSTGTVVNNVICGSPKRLAGEDMRYIKTANFCPNRSEILASMIPPSEESFPGSTITIETSLDSDVQYSAIPLSVMILALLLMFIVSVFVAAGLFVVMKKRHQKSQIEHNNSMNACISSLNIEYGLYKKGSIPKVRTSAGHVYEFIPPPRESTCRTTAQTPTDSKSVDGFRDFDELSSAFLGNSDEEAASNVISLEYSATTPEPLSKPSTPHQDDQCYYRDVLEPDKPTRYSNTLPCRHTAHASTPYTSDFDARHQYMQPDRIQQTILYCATPSTVYVEPNRSEYWELKAKLHIDPDYLEVLEKRTTFTQF from the coding sequence ATGCATCTTTGGATTTCATATGTTTTGCTAAGTGCAATGTCAGTGTGCACTGTTGAGATGTTTGGCAGTTATGGAGAAATATGTCAAAGACTGTGTGCCTgtgaggagaaagaggggatTCTCACAGTGAGCTGTGAAAACAGAGGGGTTTCAAGTCTCTCAGACATAAGCCCAGTGTACTTCTCCCAGTATCATCTGCTGCTTACAGGGAATCTTTTGAAAAAGCTATGTGCCGATGATTTTGTTGAGTACAAAGGActtacaatattacatttggGAAATAATGACATATCTGAGGTGGAAGCTGGAGCTTTTAATGGACTTCAGGAATTAAAACGATTGCAtctcaacaataacaaaattgATGCCTTGAAGGAAGAGTTTTTCTTTGGACTTGAAAGTCTGGAATATCTACAAATTGATTATAATTACATCACTCATGTGGCGCCTAATGCCTTGAGCAGACTTCAACATCTGGAGGTCCTGATTCTAAATGACAACTTAATAACTACTCTGCCTGGGAAAATCTTCCAGTATGTACCACTGACTCATTTAGACTTAAGGGGGAATCAGCTCAAAGTACTACCCTACTCAGGTCTGCTGGAGCACATGAACAGTGTTGTGGAGTTACAGCTGGAGGACAACCCGTGGAACTGTTCGTGTGAGCTGATTGCTCTTAAAACCTGGCTCGAGAGCATATCATATTCAGCTTTAGTCGGCGATGTTGTCTGTGAGTTCCCTTTCCGGCTTCATGGTAGGGATCTTGATGAAGTTTCAAAACAGGAGTTGTGCCCGAGGAGAGCCATTGCTGAATATGAGGTGCCACAGCTGCCACATTTGAGCACCGATGCATACTATAGGACCACACCAGCTCTAGTCACAGCCTCTTTCACCTCTTCTGGATTTGCAAGATCCTCATCAAGACCCACTAAGGGACCGCGGCAGTCAGGCAAATTAAAATCAAGGCCCACTGCTCGCAGCCCATCAAACAAACCACAAAATTATGGCCAAATTATTTCATATCAAACCAAATCCCCCGTGCCTTTAGAATGCCCAACTGCCTGCACTTGTAACCTTCAAATTTCAGACCTTGGCCTGAATGTGAACTGCCAGGAGCGAAAGATTGAGCATATCTCTGACTTAAATCCCAAACCTTACAATCCCAAAAAGATGTATCTAACAGGGAATTATATCCCTGTGGTGCGTCGATCAGATTTTATTGAGGCTACTGGATTAGATTTGCTTCACCTTGGTAACAATCGAGTATCCCGCATACATGAACGAGCTTTTGGCGATTTGACACATCTTAGAAGACTATACCTTAACGGGAATTTGATTGAACATCTTAAAGCTGACATGTTTTATGGACTGGAAACTCTACAGTTCTTATATTTAGAATACAACGTCATCAAAGAGGTTGCTTCGGACACCTTTCAGCATGTACCCAAACTTCAGCTTCTTTTTCTGAACAATAACCTCTTGAAAACTTTACCTGTGGGAACATTTATCGGCCTGACATTGGCCAGACTAAATTTTCGCAACAACCATCTGCGATATCTGCCGGTCAGCGGTGTGCTAGATCAACTTTCAGCACTGGTGCAAGTAGATTTGTTCGAGAATCCCTGGGATTGCTCTTGTAGAATACTGGAGTTGAAGATGTGGCTGGAGCAGCTTAGCACAGGCACAGTTGTAAACAATGTCATCTGTGGTTCACCCAAGAGACTCGCTGGGGAAGATATGAGATATATTAAGACAGCAAATTTCTGCCCTAATAGGTCTGAAATACTTGCCTCCATGATCCCACCCTCTGAAGAATCTTTTCCTGGCAGCACTATCACCATAGAAACATCCTTGGACTCTGACGTACAATACAGCGCCATTCCTCTATCTGTGATGATTCTCGCACTTCTCCTCATGttcattgtgtctgtgtttgtggctGCAGGATTGTTCGTGGTAATGAAAAAGAGACATCAAAAGAGTCAAATAGAGCATAATAACTCCATGAATGCTTGCATTAGCTCTCTCAACATTGAATATGGCCTCTACAAAAAGGGATCCATTCCCAAAGTCAGAACATCTGCTGGACATGTATATGAGTTCATCCCACCTCCCAGAGAATCCACATGCAGAACTACTGCCCAAACCCCGACGGACAGCAAATCAGTGGATGGATTTAGAGACTTTGATGAGTTGAGCAGTGCTTTTCTGGGTAACTCAGATGAAGAGGCAGCCAGTAATGTAATAAGCTTGGAATACAGTGCCACCACTCCAGAGCCTCTTAGCAAGCCCTCCACCCCTCACCAAGATGATCAGTGTTACTACAGAGATGTACTTGAGCCTGACAAGCCCACACGCTACAGCAATACGTTACCATGCAGGCATACGGCGCATGCATCGACTCCGTATACCTCAGACTTTGATGCAAGGCATCAATACATGCAGCCAGATAGAATACAACAGACAATACTGTATTGCGCTACACCAAGTACTGTGTATGTGGAGCCCAACAGGAGCGAGTACTGGGAACTGAAAGCAAAGCTTCATATTGATCCAGACTACCTTGAAGTTCTTGAAAAACGAACAACATTTACACAGTTTTAG